The Negativicutes bacterium genomic interval CAATACAAGAGACACTAGGAAAAAAGTCAATTCTCGGACCTTCTTGCTTTCTTCTTAGCACATATTTAAATAATCCTAAAAATATGAACAAATTCCACGGTAATTCAAAAAAAACTACCATTGGTAAAACCAACAGTATCACTGTCATATAACCTTGATTGTAAAAAGGAAGTACTAAAAAATTATAGAGATGAAATAAAATACCTTCCAACATAACTAGTTCTAGCACCTAAAACTAAAACCCAGCTTCATACTCAGTCAACAGTTTTTCGGCAATTGGAACTTGTTGAGCTTGTTCAGTTGGTATGGAAAAACATTTTACTGCTACTCTGATTTGCGAATTAGTTTCTGTCGACACCATCTGTGCCAAATTTTCAATTCTAGCGGCCAGAATTTCACCTCCTTCGGTATTAGTTCTTGGTAACATCACCCAAGAGACATTCTTACTGGTATTAGTAGTGATATCGGTATTACGAACTAATTCTCGTACTCTCGCACTAAGTTCCGCTATAACGTCATTTGCTTTCGGCAAATATGCAACTTCATCCAAATCCTTTGCGCTAATTATTTTAATACAAATCAGCGTAAATTCAGCATCTTGATACCGTTGCTTCATTTGAAGCATCCAGTCAATCATTTGATAAAAATATAATGGTAATACATTTCTTTTATCATCAAATAAAGCTATTTCCAAATTAACATCACCCAGTTGCGCCGCTCTCATTCCTTTAGCAGAAATAGCATAGTTATAAATAGGTCGAGCTATCAAATCTTCAGCTGAAGATTTTTCCTGACAATTTAAGCAACTAGCTTTTATCTGCGGTTCAATAAATTTACCATGGCAATCATTACATTGATAACTTTCTAACGGTCTATCATAATCAACCCCAATATGTCTTAACGTACTTTTACAGCGTTGGCAGACTAATTGATAACCTTTTTGAAACTCTTCTTCCGGTGCTACATTGGCACAAGTAAAGCAATGAATCATTTTATGTTTGCTAAAGTTTATACTGCCACATAATGGACACATATCAATGAAATTTAAGTTTCCGGTCATACAATATGGACAATACCTAACTCTATCGACTAGTTGTTTTTCCACTAGTAGCCCATGATTTAACAAATAATTAAGCCACTGGACAGAGCTTTCTTCTTTATGGTTTGATTTATCATTTTCATCACAATTAGAGCGAAATGTTCGATGTACTTCATTGCAAAAGCGACCTAGTAGCGCTGCTGTCATATACTGATAAAGCCACGGAGAAGAAGGCAATAGTTGCGGTTTTAATAAATATTCTTCACCTCTGGCAAACAGAAAGGTTAATAATCTTAAATCACTGCTTGCTGAATTTTTTTCAATGGATAACAAGTTTAGGCGATCTAAAATAACATTACCTTGTGCTAAAATTTCACTTTTACTATTTTCTATCCCATCACTGCAATAATCTAACTCTCCTACTGAGGTGGTAAAGTACAGTGGACAAGCATACAACAATTTTGATTTACGAAAGTCACACACTAATTTTAAAATTTTAGCTTCATAACAATCTGCAATATTTATACCATCTACAACAACAATGACCGGCTCTGTTATATTTTTAGTTAATTCTTCCACGGAATGAAAGGTTTGTGCAAAATCTTCTGTTGCTAATAATGTTTTTGTAGCATCTAATGTTATCCGATATAACTTATTCATTAATATTACCTCCTAATTCCACGCTACTACTACCGGCAGTCCATCCACAATTTCCTCAGGATTTAGTTTTTCGTCAATTTTCAAAAATACATTGATACCTCTCATACTATTAGGATAAATAGTATTGGATATTCCCATCGGCACTGTAGAGGCACTAATTGGTTGTTCCACCACCACTGCTGTAACAGTTCTATTACTACCTAAAATTTTAACTTTAGCACCGGTGCCTAAACTAATTTTTTTAAAATCTTCCGGCTCTACATAAACACTGACATAAACATTTTCGGTTTTTGCTAAAATTGCCAAAGGCTCTCCGGCACTAAAAGTCTGCCCAACATTAACTAAAATAGTGTTAATTTGACCACCAATACCGGTGTTTATTTGAGCATTATTATCCAAAAACTTAGTTAAGCTTTTAATGCTTTCATCTACTTGAATTTTACGAACTTCATTACTAAGCACCGGAGCTGCGACCGGCGTTACATCAGCCGCTGCCAAAGCCGCCTTTAACTCATTATACTTAGCATTGACTTGCTCGTATTCAGCTCTGGTTGCTGCTCCTTTAGCCATTAAGGCGCCTGTATCATTGCGTAATTTTTCATAATAAGCAACACTATTAGAAATCGCTGAAATTTGTTGGTAATTTTTATCAACGGTTGTACCACCACCAATATTACCGGTTACTAACGCATTTTTCTCCGCTTCCAATAAAGCTATTTGCTCTAGTCGCCCCGTTGGAATAATCTTCTTATACGTCAACAGCAAGCTATTAGGCGCTATCATGTCACCACGTTTTCCGGCAATACTCTCAATAGTTCCGCCTTCATTAGCATTAACAACGACTTTTTCTAAATAAATTGTTCCCGGCGATCTGACAAATAGCCACTCGCTGATAATTTTTCCGGAAAAATAAACAAACGGTAGGGCAATAATAATTAATACTAACCACCATTTTAATTGTGGGAAAATTCGTTTCGCATTACCATAAGGGATTTTTATATTGTTCTTTACTGTGGCATCAGAGTTTTTATTGTTGGAAAATGATATTTTCATAATCAATCACCCCTCTTATAATCTTCCCAAGATTGAATATAAATGGCTTTCAGACCAATATGGTTTAACTCCTGCTCAATTTTTTGTACTGCATTGATAAAGTCAGTATGATCTAAGCTACTATAAGCTTCACCTTGATTAATATTTTGCTCAACACTTTGAGCCAAGGCTATATTAAGACCGTTCGTTTTATCAATAATATTTTTCATAGTAGTTATCACAGTTTGTGCATTGTTAGAATACAGCATTACAACTATTTCTTTTAAATTAAGCTTTTGTAAGGTCATTCTATCTTTTTCGCTTAAATTTGTTAGATATCGCGGATGAATTGAGATTGATAATTCCTTTTTAGTTACGCTCCGCACTTTTTCAATAACATCTAGCAGTAAATTAAAACCATTTTCATTATTAGCTAACACTGCATCCGGTTCAATATCAAGATGAATTTCTTTAAATTCAAATTTTTCCATTTCTTTAGTGAGATCTATTAGTTCAGCCTGATGCTCCGGCAATAACCATGCTGAGTCACCTAATAATAATCCAACCTCCAGCCCATTAGCTTCCGCTTTTTTCAACAAATCTTTTAATTTTTGTTGGACTGGCGCTGCTTGTAATTGCTTTATTTCATCTTTATTAAACGATAATAATATTTTTTTAATCCCATTTTGCTGTAATTTAGCTATTTCAACGCCTTGTGAAATACTATTTAAAAAGGGAGCTGCTTGCCAAACATAAGTGCCAACTTTTAAGTTATTACTTATATTTTTGTTATTACTACTGACAATATTATTAATCCCCACCTCTGGGAACGTAAGTTTTGGTAAGTTACTAAAATCTAGCGGATTTTCCGTCACCAATTTAAAGTCATTAATATCAAGCCAAGCAAAATTCAATAAATTTCCTCTATTGACATTGCTACTATTAAGAATATAACTTTCATCGGCTTCACTACTTAAGCCGTTAGGGTAAACGAAGCTGACAACATCAATAGCAGCCGCTAAGAAGGTTTCTTCACGATTTAATAAATCTGTCGCCATCCGATAATATTGCGACTTGCTATTTTGAAATTGCTCAAAAGTATCACCCGGTAAAACTTTATGCCGTAATTTTTTTTCTCTAATGTCTTCTGCCAAAACAGTCAACCGTGCAATTTTGGAGTTAACATCCATTGCAGCAAATTTAGCAGTTAAAATAGCTTCTCTGACGCGACCATTCAAAGTCATCTCGATATAGTCTTGTTGCATCTTTGCACTAAGCAGTTGATTTTCTGCAATGATTTTATTTTGATCCTTTTTGCCAATAGTCCCAAAAGGTTCTGTTACATTTATTGCAATATAAGCTCCGGTACCGCTAGCACCAGGATAATCTTTGCTAACAGTTCCCCCAATAACTAAATTCCCTTCAGTATTGAGCTGTTTATATTGCCTTAGCATTTTTTGATATTGCTCTACTAATTTTGCTTGCAACTGAAATTCAGGATAATTATCCACAGCAAAAGTCTTGCCCGTTAACAGCGGTAATTTAGGTTCTTCGAGCGTTTCTGCTACTTGCCACTGACAACCGGTTGCTAAATTAATAATTTGTAACGCTTGACTTTGTTTTAGCTGCATTGCCACAAGATCACGCTTAACCTCTTCATAAATTGTCAAAAATTCCAATTTATCGACCGGTAATAACAAACCTTGCTTTTGTCGTTCTTCTAGCAATTTACTGGTAGCAACTTCAGTACTCAAAAATTGCTTGGCCAATTTTTCTTTTTGTTGTTCAATCCACAACGAAGCATAGGCCTTGCGAACAGCCACCAAATTATTTAAATTCACTAATTTGGCAAAATATTGCGAGTTGAACACTGTATTTTCCGACTGCATAATATCAATTTTTTCTTTGTTTTTACTACCTAATAGTGGTAGTACCAATCCGCCGGTAAAACTCAATTTATTATAACTATGCATCTGTGTACTAGTATCGGTAAGAGGTT includes:
- a CDS encoding TolC family protein; translation: MVKWHKVISTVVAVVFAMSGNLVMTVATAAPVATVKLSSLQQIEEKLDNGLALSIAMANLSNDEAKLVLAQQRSGAKLFGTITYGANNEPLTDTSTQMHSYNKLSFTGGLVLPLLGSKNKEKIDIMQSENTVFNSQYFAKLVNLNNLVAVRKAYASLWIEQQKEKLAKQFLSTEVATSKLLEERQKQGLLLPVDKLEFLTIYEEVKRDLVAMQLKQSQALQIINLATGCQWQVAETLEEPKLPLLTGKTFAVDNYPEFQLQAKLVEQYQKMLRQYKQLNTEGNLVIGGTVSKDYPGASGTGAYIAINVTEPFGTIGKKDQNKIIAENQLLSAKMQQDYIEMTLNGRVREAILTAKFAAMDVNSKIARLTVLAEDIREKKLRHKVLPGDTFEQFQNSKSQYYRMATDLLNREETFLAAAIDVVSFVYPNGLSSEADESYILNSSNVNRGNLLNFAWLDINDFKLVTENPLDFSNLPKLTFPEVGINNIVSSNNKNISNNLKVGTYVWQAAPFLNSISQGVEIAKLQQNGIKKILLSFNKDEIKQLQAAPVQQKLKDLLKKAEANGLEVGLLLGDSAWLLPEHQAELIDLTKEMEKFEFKEIHLDIEPDAVLANNENGFNLLLDVIEKVRSVTKKELSISIHPRYLTNLSEKDRMTLQKLNLKEIVVMLYSNNAQTVITTMKNIIDKTNGLNIALAQSVEQNINQGEAYSSLDHTDFINAVQKIEQELNHIGLKAIYIQSWEDYKRGD
- a CDS encoding HlyD family efflux transporter periplasmic adaptor subunit; this encodes MKISFSNNKNSDATVKNNIKIPYGNAKRIFPQLKWWLVLIIIALPFVYFSGKIISEWLFVRSPGTIYLEKVVVNANEGGTIESIAGKRGDMIAPNSLLLTYKKIIPTGRLEQIALLEAEKNALVTGNIGGGTTVDKNYQQISAISNSVAYYEKLRNDTGALMAKGAATRAEYEQVNAKYNELKAALAAADVTPVAAPVLSNEVRKIQVDESIKSLTKFLDNNAQINTGIGGQINTILVNVGQTFSAGEPLAILAKTENVYVSVYVEPEDFKKISLGTGAKVKILGSNRTVTAVVVEQPISASTVPMGISNTIYPNSMRGINVFLKIDEKLNPEEIVDGLPVVVAWN